CCTTCAGGTGCCCCAGGACGACGGCAACGGCGCCCCGGCCAGCTGGTACAACGGCTCCCCCACACCCGGGGAACCCGGACCCTCAGTGCTGCTGGGCCACGTCAACTCACCAAACGGGCGCGGCGGCGTTTTTGCGGACCTGCGCAAACTCACCCCCGGCGCCGAAATCAGCGTTTCCAGGGCCGACGGCAGCACCGCCGTGTTCACCGTTGACCGCGGCGCCCTCTACCCCAAAGACCAGTTCCCCACCCTCGAGGTCTACGGCAACACCGCTGGCCCCGAACTGCGGCTCATCACCTGCGACGGCTACGACGCCGCCACCGGGGAATTTGACGACAACTACGTCATCTACGCAACACTCAAAGCCTGACAAGCGGCCGCAGAAACCTGAAAGGGCAGCGGCCAGGACGGAAGAGCCATGAAAAACCGCACTCCCCTGCTGGCGTCCCTGGCACTCTCGGCCCTGCTGCTCGCCGGCTGCGCCGCTGCGGTGGGAGCCCCGGGAACCGCCGGGCCGTCGTCGGACGCCTCTTCCTCCGGCGGCGCACCATCAGCCGCTTCGCCGTCGTCCGCGCCAACCTCGTCACAGGGCGGCGGCCACGGCGGAGGGCATCACGACGGCGGCACCTCTTCCCCGCGCCCCAACGCCGACGGTCCCAGCGAAGCTGCCCTGATGGTCTGCGGTGACCAGCCCAAGGACCGCCTCACGTCGATCCTGGACCTTGAGCAGGCCCCGCACACCATCAACGACTGGGCGGACAGCACCTTCACCTGCACCTACCACCTGGACGAAGGGGACCTGGTCATCTCCGTCCAAGAAGCCAAGGACAAGGCCACGGCACTGACCTACTTCGATGCGAAGCAGGCCCTCGCAAAGGACGCCACACCCATCGAAGGCCTCGCCAACCTCGGCTTCCCGGCCTACGAAACCGCCGACGGATCAGCAGTCTTCCAAAAGGACAGCTTTGTGCTCCAGGTGGACGCCACCGATCTCCCGGCCAACCTCGGCCCGGACAACATCACCAGGAACGCCCTGGCCTACCAGCTCTCCACCACCATCCTTGCCTGCTGGATCGAACACCCCTAGCCGGCGCACGCTTGAGGTGAGGCGCCGAACAGGCAGCGCGCGAGCTAGCTGTATTCACCTGAGACGTTGGTGACGCGGCTGGCCGGTGGTTGACCTTTGAGTGAGGTGTGGCCTCGATGATGATTGTAGTGATGGAGCCAGTCGGCGAAAGCGGCAACACGCTCGGTCTCTGATCGGTACGGACGGGCGTAGGCCCATTCGTCGAGCATGGTGCGGTTGTAGCGCTCGACTTTGCCGTTTGTCTGTGGTCGGTACGGGCGCGTGCGTTTGTGCTTGATCTCGGGGCCCAGCGCGTCTTTGAACGCGTAAGAGCGGTAGCAGGAGCCGTTATCGGTCAGGACCCGTTTCACAGTGATTCCGTGAGACTCGAAATAGGCGTTGGCACGTGCCCAGAATCCGGCCGCGGTGTCCTTTTTCTCATCGGGCAGGATCTCCGTGTAGGCGAGCCGGGAATGGTCATCGACGGCGTTGTGCAGGAAAGAGTAGCCCGGGCGCCGATTCGCCGCGGTACCGGTCTTGTTCCGGTTTCCGACGCTTCTGCCGACGCTGCGGTGTCCGCCGCCGTCAGGGATCCGTCCTAGTTTCTTGATGTCGACGTGGACCAGGTCCCCGGGGCTGTGGTGCTCGTAGCGGCGAATCACCCGGCCCGTGGCCCGGTCCAGCCACGACAGTCTCGCCAGCCCAAATCGGGACAGCACCCGGTGCACGGTGGAGGGATGGATGCCCAGCAGATAGCCGATCCGTGCTGGTCCCCATAGGCGGTTGATCCTGATCGCGATGATCCGCCGCTCCCGCCGCATGGAGGTCCGCCGCGGGCACCTGACCGGCCGGCTGGAACGGTCCGCCATCCCGGCCTCACCAAGAGCCCGGTAACGGGCCGCCCAGCGCGCCGCTGTCGTAACAGATACCTGGAATCGTTCAGCCGCCCTGCGAAGGGACCACCCGTCCTCGACCACGCACCGGGCCAGCCGGAGCCGTCCCTTCGGCGTCAGAAGCGCGTTAGCATGGGACATTGAAGACCTCCTTGTGGATCGGACTCTTAGACAAGCCCCACTCCACTTGGAGGTCTTCTTTTTGTCACCTAACCACGCCGCATGTTCCTAACGTCCGTGGTCAATGCACCTAGCCTGCGCGGCGCCGGCCCGCGGACGCGGAGCCCTGCGAGTGGATGGCCCTGACGGCGTTGTCCAGGTAGTTCCGGGCGTTCGGGGAGTTGGCCAGCTGCACCAGCTCCGCGGCCACCACCACCAGCTTGACGTTCCGGTGGCTGCTGGTGCTGACCAGCATCTTGAACGCGTCATCGGCCCCCATTTTCAGCTGGCCCATGAGAATGCCCCGGGCCTGGTCAATGACGCTCCGGGTGGAGGTGGCACCGAGGACGGCGTCCCGGGCTGTCTGCTCCGTCTCGCGCTGCAGGGTTGTGGTGAGGTCCACCATCACGCCCTCCATCTCCGCGACCCTCCCGGCGTCATCAACAATCCCCTCACCGGATGTCAGTACCCGCCGCGTACGCCCGCGGGAGTCGATTATCCGGTGGTACATACAGAAATAGCCGCCGCTCTGCATAACCTGGGCCACGATGGCCTCGCATTTGGGCCGGTCCTCCGGATGCTTATGGGCGTACAGCAGTTCCAGTGTGGGAACCACCTCGCCCCGCTGGTATCCATGCAGCTCGAACATGCCGTCGGACCAGTCGATCTTCCACCCGTCCACATCCACGTGGAATGTTCCGGCGACGCACTCGTTGTCCCCAAGGGCACTCGAAAACGTGTAAGGGCCGTTCAGGTCCGTCACAGGGGCCACCTCCTTGTAGCATCCAGGGCGCCGGCAGAGGGCTCAAGGCTCTGCGGGCGTTCATACAAGTATGGCGGGAGCGGGCTGCAGTTGATAGGGCCGGACGTCCTGTGACCTGAACAGGGGATGCGAAACGGTATCCACTTTCTTGACGATTATACCCCCTGGGGGTATAATCGAAGTGTTGTCAGTGAAGTGGTATGTCCCGGCAGGTGCCCAGCGCCGCCTTCACAGCCGTTCAACCCCAGCGCCCTGCTCTTCCAGCACGGAATCATCCTTCATCAAGGAATGGAACTGACATGAACATCGAAAACCGCACCGCGCTCCCCTTGGCTTCCTCCTCCGGCTGCAGCTGCTGTTCGCCCGCAGCCAGTGCACACAAGGCGCCTGCCGCCGTCGGGATCCCCGCTGCCGGAACATCCGACGCCGGCGCCCCTTCCGATGAGGCCGTCCACGCAGCTGTTACCTCGGCCGGATCTTCCCGGGCCGCACACTGACCTTCCGCGCCCGGCCATTCCGGGCAGCGACACTCCTCCGAGGAGGAAACGATGCAAAACCACACCCAGCACCACCATCACGACGGCGGGCGTCCGGACAGCGCGACGCTCACCGAACCACACGGCCATCCGGATACCCGGCCTGATGACCACACCGTCCACAGCCACGGCCAGCATGCCGGGCACAGCACCGCCATGTTCAAGAACCGGTTTTGGCTCACCCTGGCGCTCTCCGTTCCGGTGGTCTACTTCAGCCCCATGGTGGGGCACATCCTGGGCTACATGGCCCCGATGTTTCCGGGGTCCACCTGGATCCCGCCCGTCCTGGGCACCGTCATTTTCCTCTACGGCGGGCAGCCGTTCCTGAAAGGCGGGCTGCATGAGCTGAGGAACCGGCGGCCGGGCATGATGCTGCTGATCGCCATGGCCATCACCGTGGCGTTCGCTGCCTCGTGGACCACCAGCCTTGGCATCGGCGGCTTCGACCTCGACTTCTGGTGGGAGCTCGCCCTGCTGGTGGCCATCATGCTGCTGGGCCACTGGATCGAGATGCGGGCCCTCGGTTCGGCGCAAGGCGCATTGGACGCCCTCGCGGCGCTGCTGCCTGACGAAGCCGAGCGCGTCACGGACGGCGGCACCGAGACCGTTCCCGTGTCCGACCTCCGCCCGGAAGACCTGGTCCTGGTCCGCCCCGGCGCCCGGATGCCCGCTGATGGAACCGTGGTGGACGGGCAGGCCGAATTCGATGAGTCCATGATCACCGGCGAATCCAAGACCGTGGCCCGCGGCCCCGGTGACACGGTGGTGGCCGGAAC
The window above is part of the Pseudarthrobacter sp. NS4 genome. Proteins encoded here:
- a CDS encoding class F sortase produces the protein MTTKNPGHRRGPRAFAAAGLLLALALGGCGAGSTGTPDAGSSPSASAAPTAAAASPAASPTAAPAPPSSTPAAPAAPPAGSTSLSRSEPVTLEIPAIGVRSDLLHLGLEENGSLQVPQDDGNGAPASWYNGSPTPGEPGPSVLLGHVNSPNGRGGVFADLRKLTPGAEISVSRADGSTAVFTVDRGALYPKDQFPTLEVYGNTAGPELRLITCDGYDAATGEFDDNYVIYATLKA
- a CDS encoding IS481 family transposase, with the translated sequence MSHANALLTPKGRLRLARCVVEDGWSLRRAAERFQVSVTTAARWAARYRALGEAGMADRSSRPVRCPRRTSMRRERRIIAIRINRLWGPARIGYLLGIHPSTVHRVLSRFGLARLSWLDRATGRVIRRYEHHSPGDLVHVDIKKLGRIPDGGGHRSVGRSVGNRNKTGTAANRRPGYSFLHNAVDDHSRLAYTEILPDEKKDTAAGFWARANAYFESHGITVKRVLTDNGSCYRSYAFKDALGPEIKHKRTRPYRPQTNGKVERYNRTMLDEWAYARPYRSETERVAAFADWLHHYNHHRGHTSLKGQPPASRVTNVSGEYS
- a CDS encoding PAS and ANTAR domain-containing protein; the protein is MTDLNGPYTFSSALGDNECVAGTFHVDVDGWKIDWSDGMFELHGYQRGEVVPTLELLYAHKHPEDRPKCEAIVAQVMQSGGYFCMYHRIIDSRGRTRRVLTSGEGIVDDAGRVAEMEGVMVDLTTTLQRETEQTARDAVLGATSTRSVIDQARGILMGQLKMGADDAFKMLVSTSSHRNVKLVVVAAELVQLANSPNARNYLDNAVRAIHSQGSASAGRRRAG